In Chanodichthys erythropterus isolate Z2021 chromosome 9, ASM2448905v1, whole genome shotgun sequence, a genomic segment contains:
- the abl2 gene encoding tyrosine-protein kinase ABL2 isoform X2, translating to MSLRTLLSSSSFEEERARLTKQSSLHDVDHYCFAEALHRPFGLDSTALTEAVRWSSKENLLGAAESDPNLFVALYDFVASGDNTLSITKGEKLRVLGYNQNGEWSEVRSKNGQGWVPSNYITPVNSLEKHSWYHGPVSRSAAEYLLSSLINGSFLVRESESSPGQLSISLRYEGRVYHYRINTASDGKVYVTAESRFSTLAELVHHHSTVADGLVTTLHYPAPKCNKPTVYGVSPIHDKWEMERTDITMKHKLGGGQYGEVYVGVWKKYNLTVAVKTLKEDTMEVEEFLKEAAVMKEVKHPNLVQLLGVCTLEPPFYIVTEYMPHGNLLDYLRECDREQVNAVVLLYMATQISSAMEYLEKKNFIHRDLAARNCLVGENHVVKVADFGLSRLMTGDTYTAHAGAKFPIKWTAPESLAYNTFSIKSDVWAFGVLLWEIATYGMSPYPGIDLSQVYDLLEKGYRMEQPEGCPPKVYELMRACWQWSPLDRPSFAEIHQAFETMFHDSSISEEVAEELCKTASSGQGGLAHTFGHDMPLLPSKSRGQKKHSENKENMEEAGPHGPAGLAASLFVGDGRSSSSPALPRKQRDKSPSSLLEDSQDTTFTRDRKAGFFSSFMKKKSMSSSSTSSSPQQQQNLPMPPKRSSSFREMETQPHKKYEPTAGFAGPPPLPQTDGLSFSPSHGEGNHVQSRCCGATFGQKPSCSNSGATSGQVGGSSSWGSLAGFFTPRLIKKTLGLRTGKPSGIDEGSGTKPFPRSNSTSSMSAGLPDLERMALTLPRNRSKPPLERTASTTSQPENGAARPSDAILRKLDEGTAQIRDRPKAKLLPRGVAGGVRAPGVGGEADSDSNTRGKDGQDDRQGWSSPSKTSTLGSVNLHNHKVPVLISPTLKHSSADGLVGVDSQGNRFKLLSDSGDRDRPRLVKPKCAPPPPPMLRSLQHAYSADAADEAVSGNMEVNGDGVKRSGREARGTRPSIPPPQVPPAPIVPTSNTTTQTKMANGASSGGPGPTSAKPTLRRTRQQTERIPLEKISKEALLECAECLSSALQGNNELSSSSQVLDVGHQLLDYCSGYVDCIPQTRNKFAFREAVGKLELSLQELRASSAGGGAGLGAPGTSPALDNLHTCIKEISDVVQR from the exons ATGTCATTGAGGACCCTGCTGTCCAGCAGTAGTTTTGAAGAAGAGAGGGCCAGGCTGACCAAACAGTCCAGCCTACATGATGTGGACCACTATTGCTTTGCAG AGGCCCTGCACAGGCCGTTTGGACTGGACTCGACGGCGCTGACTGAAGCGGTGCGCTGGAGCTCAAAGGAGAATCTGTTGGGTGCTGCGGAGAGTGACCCGAACCTCTTCGTTGCGCTTTACGACTTCGTTGCCAGTGGTGACAACACGCTGAGCATCACGAAAG GAGAGAAGCTGCGAGTGTTGGGGTACAATCAGAATGGAGAGTGGAGTGAAGTGCGTTCGAAGAATGGCCAGGGTTGGGTACCCAGTAACTACATCACCCCCGTGAACAGTCTGGAGAAGCACAGCTGGTATCATGGGCCTGTGTCCCGCAGCGCCGCGGAGTACCTGCTCAGCAGCCTGATCAACGGCAGCTTCCTGGTGAGGGAGAGCGAGAGCAGCCCTGGCCAGCTCTCCATCTCGCTTCGCTACGAGGGACGGGTCTATCACTACCGGATCAACACCGCCTCTGACGGAAAG GTCTACGTAACAGCTGAGAGTCGTTTTAGCACGTTAGCTGAGCTGGTTCATCATCATTCCACAGTGGCGGATGGTCTGGTAACCACACTACACTATCCCGCTCCAAAATGCAACAAGCCAACCGTCTACGGTGTCTCTCCCATCCACGACAAGTGGGAGATGGAGCGCACCGACATCACCATGAAGCACAAATTGGGCGGTGGCCAGTACGGAGAGGTGTACGTTGGAGTTTGGAAAAAGTACAACCTCACTGTAGCTGTAAAAACACTAAag GAGGACACCATGGAAGTTGAGGAGTTTCTGAAGGAGGCTGCAGTCATGAAGGAGGTGAAGCATCCCAATCTAGTACAGTTACTGG GTGTGTGTACACTGGAGCCTCCATTCTACATAGTGACCGAGTACATGCCCCACGGGAACCTGCTGGACTATCTGCGTGAGTGTGACAGGGAGCAGGTGAATGCTGTGGTGCTGCTCTACATGGCCACTCAGATCTCCTCTGCCATGGAGTATCTGGAGAAGAAGAACTTCATCCACAG gGACTTGGCAGCTCGTAATTGTCTGGTTGGAGAGAATCACGTGGTCAAGGTGGCTGATTTCGGACTGAGTCGTCTGATGACAGGCGACACCTACACCGCTCATGCAGGTGCCAAATTCCCCATCAAATGGACAGCACCAGAGAGTCTGGCCTACAACACCTTCTCCATCAAATCagatgtttggg CATTTGGAGTTTTGCTTTGGGAGATTGCGACGTACGGCATGTCTCCATACCCGGGTATCGACCTGTCTCAGGTGTACGACCTGCTGGAGAAGGGGTATCGTATGGAGCAGCCCGAGGGCTGTCCCCCTAAAGTTTACGAGCTCATGAGAGCCT GTTGGCAGTGGAGTCCACTTGATAGACCCTCATTTGCTGAGATTCACCAGGCCTTTGAAACCATGTTCCATGACTCAAGCATCTCAGAAG AGGTAGCTGAAGAACTGTGTAAAACCGCATCTAGTGGGCAAGGTGGGCTTGCACACACTTTCGGCCATGATATGCCACTCTTGCCATCAAAGTCTCGTGGCCAGAAGAAACACTCTGAGAACAAAGAGAATATGGAGGAAGCAGGACCCCATGGCCCTGCAG GTCTGGCAGCATCCCTTTTTGTTGGTGATGGACGCTCCAGCAGCTCTCCAGCCCTACCACGTAAACAGAGGGATAAGTCTCCCTCTAGCCTGTTGGAGGACTCCCAGGACACCACCTTCACCCGTGACCGCAAAGCTGGCTTCTTCAGTTCTTTCATGAAGAAGAAGTCCATGTCCTCATCTTCTACTTCGTCCTCAcctcagcagcagcagaatCTCCCAATGCCACCCAAGAGGAGCAGCTCTTTCCGGGAGATGGAGACCCAGCCTCATAAAAAGTATGAGCCCACGGCTGGGTTTGCAGGCCCTCCTCCTTTGCCCCAAACTGATGGGTTGAGTTTCTCTCCGTCTCATGGAGAGGGGAACCATGTGCAGTCCCGCTGTTGTGGGGCCACGTTTGGGCAGAAGCCCTCATGTTCAAACTCTGGAGCAACCTCTGGTCAAGTGGGAGGAAGCAGTAGTTGGGGAAGCCTAGCTGGCTTCTTCACTCCTCGCCTTATCAAAAAGACCCTGGGGTTGCGGACTGGTAAGCCTTCTGGGATAGACGAAGGGAGTGGAACCAAGCCGTTCCCTCGTTCCAATTCAACTTCCTCTATGTCTGCTGGGTTGCCAGACTTGGAGCGCATGGCATTGACATTACCGAGAAACCGTAGCAAACCCCCACTAGAGCGCACAGCTTCCACCACCTCACAGCCGGAGAACGGGGCAGCACGACCTTCGGATGCAATCCTGAGAAAGCTTGACGAAGGTACGGCTCAGATACGGGATCGTCCCAAAGCCAAACTCTTGCCACGAGGGGTCGCAGGAGGAGTTAGGGCACCAGGTGTAGGGGGAGAGGCCGATTCGGATTCCAATACACGGGGAAAGGATGGCCAAGATGACAGGCAAGGCTGGTCGTCTCCATCGAAAACCTCCACTCTTGGTTCAGTCAATCTGCACAACCACAAAGTTCCCGTTCTGATCTCGCCAACTCTAAAGCACAGCTCGGCCGACGGCCTAGTTGGCGTGGACTCTCAGGGCAACCGCTTCAAACTGCTGTCTGACAGTGGAGATCGTGACCGACCACGACTGGTGAAGCCAAAATGTGCACCACCTCCACCGCCCATGCTCCGTTCCCTCCAACACGCCTACAGTGCAGATGCAGCTGATGAAGCAGTCAGTGGGAACATGGAGGTCAATGGAGATGGCGTCAAAAGGTCAGGAAGAGAAGCCAGAGGGACGCGTCCATCAATACCACCACCACAAGTGCCTCCAGCTCCCATAGTCCCTACTAGCAACACCACCACCCAGACTAAGATGGCCAATGGTGCTTCCAGTGGTGGACCTGGCCCTACTTCCGCTAAACCCACCCTTAGACGGACTCGGCAGCAGACGGAGCGGATCCCCCTGGAGAAGATCAGCAAGGAGGCTCTTTTGGAATGTGCTGAATGCTTGAGTAGTGCTCTTCAAGGCAACAACGAGCTTTCTTCTAGCAGCCAGGTTCTGGATGTGGGACACCAACTTTTGGACTACTGCTCGGGGTATGTCGATTGCATCCCACAGACACGTAATAAGTTTGCCTTTCGTGAGGCAGTGGGTAAACTTGAGTTGAGTCTACAGGAGCTGCGTGCTTCCTCTGCGGGTGGGGGAGCTGGACTAGGGGCACCTGGGACCAGCCCGGCTCTTGACAACTTGCACACATGCATTAAAGAGATCAGTGATGTAGTGCAAAGGTAG
- the abl2 gene encoding tyrosine-protein kinase ABL2 isoform X1, with the protein MGQQVGRVGEGASAGIQTPPQGQPQQGRSNRASSSGRRPRDGGGGSSSNITGTPPGRTAVAAANIIPDPGINVFTLHSEALHRPFGLDSTALTEAVRWSSKENLLGAAESDPNLFVALYDFVASGDNTLSITKGEKLRVLGYNQNGEWSEVRSKNGQGWVPSNYITPVNSLEKHSWYHGPVSRSAAEYLLSSLINGSFLVRESESSPGQLSISLRYEGRVYHYRINTASDGKVYVTAESRFSTLAELVHHHSTVADGLVTTLHYPAPKCNKPTVYGVSPIHDKWEMERTDITMKHKLGGGQYGEVYVGVWKKYNLTVAVKTLKEDTMEVEEFLKEAAVMKEVKHPNLVQLLGVCTLEPPFYIVTEYMPHGNLLDYLRECDREQVNAVVLLYMATQISSAMEYLEKKNFIHRDLAARNCLVGENHVVKVADFGLSRLMTGDTYTAHAGAKFPIKWTAPESLAYNTFSIKSDVWAFGVLLWEIATYGMSPYPGIDLSQVYDLLEKGYRMEQPEGCPPKVYELMRACWQWSPLDRPSFAEIHQAFETMFHDSSISEEVAEELCKTASSGQGGLAHTFGHDMPLLPSKSRGQKKHSENKENMEEAGPHGPAGLAASLFVGDGRSSSSPALPRKQRDKSPSSLLEDSQDTTFTRDRKAGFFSSFMKKKSMSSSSTSSSPQQQQNLPMPPKRSSSFREMETQPHKKYEPTAGFAGPPPLPQTDGLSFSPSHGEGNHVQSRCCGATFGQKPSCSNSGATSGQVGGSSSWGSLAGFFTPRLIKKTLGLRTGKPSGIDEGSGTKPFPRSNSTSSMSAGLPDLERMALTLPRNRSKPPLERTASTTSQPENGAARPSDAILRKLDEGTAQIRDRPKAKLLPRGVAGGVRAPGVGGEADSDSNTRGKDGQDDRQGWSSPSKTSTLGSVNLHNHKVPVLISPTLKHSSADGLVGVDSQGNRFKLLSDSGDRDRPRLVKPKCAPPPPPMLRSLQHAYSADAADEAVSGNMEVNGDGVKRSGREARGTRPSIPPPQVPPAPIVPTSNTTTQTKMANGASSGGPGPTSAKPTLRRTRQQTERIPLEKISKEALLECAECLSSALQGNNELSSSSQVLDVGHQLLDYCSGYVDCIPQTRNKFAFREAVGKLELSLQELRASSAGGGAGLGAPGTSPALDNLHTCIKEISDVVQR; encoded by the exons AGGCCCTGCACAGGCCGTTTGGACTGGACTCGACGGCGCTGACTGAAGCGGTGCGCTGGAGCTCAAAGGAGAATCTGTTGGGTGCTGCGGAGAGTGACCCGAACCTCTTCGTTGCGCTTTACGACTTCGTTGCCAGTGGTGACAACACGCTGAGCATCACGAAAG GAGAGAAGCTGCGAGTGTTGGGGTACAATCAGAATGGAGAGTGGAGTGAAGTGCGTTCGAAGAATGGCCAGGGTTGGGTACCCAGTAACTACATCACCCCCGTGAACAGTCTGGAGAAGCACAGCTGGTATCATGGGCCTGTGTCCCGCAGCGCCGCGGAGTACCTGCTCAGCAGCCTGATCAACGGCAGCTTCCTGGTGAGGGAGAGCGAGAGCAGCCCTGGCCAGCTCTCCATCTCGCTTCGCTACGAGGGACGGGTCTATCACTACCGGATCAACACCGCCTCTGACGGAAAG GTCTACGTAACAGCTGAGAGTCGTTTTAGCACGTTAGCTGAGCTGGTTCATCATCATTCCACAGTGGCGGATGGTCTGGTAACCACACTACACTATCCCGCTCCAAAATGCAACAAGCCAACCGTCTACGGTGTCTCTCCCATCCACGACAAGTGGGAGATGGAGCGCACCGACATCACCATGAAGCACAAATTGGGCGGTGGCCAGTACGGAGAGGTGTACGTTGGAGTTTGGAAAAAGTACAACCTCACTGTAGCTGTAAAAACACTAAag GAGGACACCATGGAAGTTGAGGAGTTTCTGAAGGAGGCTGCAGTCATGAAGGAGGTGAAGCATCCCAATCTAGTACAGTTACTGG GTGTGTGTACACTGGAGCCTCCATTCTACATAGTGACCGAGTACATGCCCCACGGGAACCTGCTGGACTATCTGCGTGAGTGTGACAGGGAGCAGGTGAATGCTGTGGTGCTGCTCTACATGGCCACTCAGATCTCCTCTGCCATGGAGTATCTGGAGAAGAAGAACTTCATCCACAG gGACTTGGCAGCTCGTAATTGTCTGGTTGGAGAGAATCACGTGGTCAAGGTGGCTGATTTCGGACTGAGTCGTCTGATGACAGGCGACACCTACACCGCTCATGCAGGTGCCAAATTCCCCATCAAATGGACAGCACCAGAGAGTCTGGCCTACAACACCTTCTCCATCAAATCagatgtttggg CATTTGGAGTTTTGCTTTGGGAGATTGCGACGTACGGCATGTCTCCATACCCGGGTATCGACCTGTCTCAGGTGTACGACCTGCTGGAGAAGGGGTATCGTATGGAGCAGCCCGAGGGCTGTCCCCCTAAAGTTTACGAGCTCATGAGAGCCT GTTGGCAGTGGAGTCCACTTGATAGACCCTCATTTGCTGAGATTCACCAGGCCTTTGAAACCATGTTCCATGACTCAAGCATCTCAGAAG AGGTAGCTGAAGAACTGTGTAAAACCGCATCTAGTGGGCAAGGTGGGCTTGCACACACTTTCGGCCATGATATGCCACTCTTGCCATCAAAGTCTCGTGGCCAGAAGAAACACTCTGAGAACAAAGAGAATATGGAGGAAGCAGGACCCCATGGCCCTGCAG GTCTGGCAGCATCCCTTTTTGTTGGTGATGGACGCTCCAGCAGCTCTCCAGCCCTACCACGTAAACAGAGGGATAAGTCTCCCTCTAGCCTGTTGGAGGACTCCCAGGACACCACCTTCACCCGTGACCGCAAAGCTGGCTTCTTCAGTTCTTTCATGAAGAAGAAGTCCATGTCCTCATCTTCTACTTCGTCCTCAcctcagcagcagcagaatCTCCCAATGCCACCCAAGAGGAGCAGCTCTTTCCGGGAGATGGAGACCCAGCCTCATAAAAAGTATGAGCCCACGGCTGGGTTTGCAGGCCCTCCTCCTTTGCCCCAAACTGATGGGTTGAGTTTCTCTCCGTCTCATGGAGAGGGGAACCATGTGCAGTCCCGCTGTTGTGGGGCCACGTTTGGGCAGAAGCCCTCATGTTCAAACTCTGGAGCAACCTCTGGTCAAGTGGGAGGAAGCAGTAGTTGGGGAAGCCTAGCTGGCTTCTTCACTCCTCGCCTTATCAAAAAGACCCTGGGGTTGCGGACTGGTAAGCCTTCTGGGATAGACGAAGGGAGTGGAACCAAGCCGTTCCCTCGTTCCAATTCAACTTCCTCTATGTCTGCTGGGTTGCCAGACTTGGAGCGCATGGCATTGACATTACCGAGAAACCGTAGCAAACCCCCACTAGAGCGCACAGCTTCCACCACCTCACAGCCGGAGAACGGGGCAGCACGACCTTCGGATGCAATCCTGAGAAAGCTTGACGAAGGTACGGCTCAGATACGGGATCGTCCCAAAGCCAAACTCTTGCCACGAGGGGTCGCAGGAGGAGTTAGGGCACCAGGTGTAGGGGGAGAGGCCGATTCGGATTCCAATACACGGGGAAAGGATGGCCAAGATGACAGGCAAGGCTGGTCGTCTCCATCGAAAACCTCCACTCTTGGTTCAGTCAATCTGCACAACCACAAAGTTCCCGTTCTGATCTCGCCAACTCTAAAGCACAGCTCGGCCGACGGCCTAGTTGGCGTGGACTCTCAGGGCAACCGCTTCAAACTGCTGTCTGACAGTGGAGATCGTGACCGACCACGACTGGTGAAGCCAAAATGTGCACCACCTCCACCGCCCATGCTCCGTTCCCTCCAACACGCCTACAGTGCAGATGCAGCTGATGAAGCAGTCAGTGGGAACATGGAGGTCAATGGAGATGGCGTCAAAAGGTCAGGAAGAGAAGCCAGAGGGACGCGTCCATCAATACCACCACCACAAGTGCCTCCAGCTCCCATAGTCCCTACTAGCAACACCACCACCCAGACTAAGATGGCCAATGGTGCTTCCAGTGGTGGACCTGGCCCTACTTCCGCTAAACCCACCCTTAGACGGACTCGGCAGCAGACGGAGCGGATCCCCCTGGAGAAGATCAGCAAGGAGGCTCTTTTGGAATGTGCTGAATGCTTGAGTAGTGCTCTTCAAGGCAACAACGAGCTTTCTTCTAGCAGCCAGGTTCTGGATGTGGGACACCAACTTTTGGACTACTGCTCGGGGTATGTCGATTGCATCCCACAGACACGTAATAAGTTTGCCTTTCGTGAGGCAGTGGGTAAACTTGAGTTGAGTCTACAGGAGCTGCGTGCTTCCTCTGCGGGTGGGGGAGCTGGACTAGGGGCACCTGGGACCAGCCCGGCTCTTGACAACTTGCACACATGCATTAAAGAGATCAGTGATGTAGTGCAAAGGTAG